A region of Rhodamnia argentea isolate NSW1041297 chromosome 9, ASM2092103v1, whole genome shotgun sequence DNA encodes the following proteins:
- the LOC115739749 gene encoding probable hexosyltransferase MUCI70 isoform X2 yields MTGGSLGIRSGSYGSLQQQQLLLQNSALPIQTTPPPPSLPRKPSKMPKEKERLFHWIVKFAGRKKVGMLFLCLISAAVFGWVMYVGNGKGEDAQDAVSFVSFTNNSLTTSNPVSSPTNVGQSSNNVSLVDTDGRDANKIMSLPPPPLRFFLGYTLPPGHPCNSFTLPPPPADRKRTGPRSCPVCYLPVEEAIALMPKDPSPSPVLKDLTYVYEENLSRDGEFGGSDFGGYPTLRQRNDSYDIRESMSVHCGFVRGSKPGRQTGYDMDESDLLEMEQCRGVVVASAIFGNFDEIQQPKNISEYAKKNVCFYMFIDEETEAFLKNVSAIDENKRSGLWRIVVVRNLPYADPRRTGKIPKLLVHRMFPNARYSVWIDGKLELVVDPYQILERFLWRKNATFAISRHYRRFDVFTEAEANKAAGKYDNASIDFQVEFYKKEGLTPYSEAKLPITSDVPEGCVIIREHIPISNLFTCLWFNEVERFTSRDQISFSTVRDKIASKTNWTISMFLDCERRNFVVQKYHRDVLEHMAPPVPVQIYPPPPPPVLVPGSVIKQAPEVPSQGIVGTPVKKVPVRRRERRSSRRHRKVAAGNRDPDSR; encoded by the exons ATGACTGGAGGGTCATTGGGGATCCGCTCCGGTAGTTATGGCTCTCTGCAACAACAGCAGCTGCTCCTCCAGAACAGTGCGTTGCCAATCCAAACTACGCCGCCGCCTCCGTCGCTGCCACGGAAGCCGAGCAAGATgccaaaggagaaggagaggcTGTTTCACTGGATCGTCAAATTCGCCGGCAGGAAGAAAGTGGGCATGCTTTTCCTGTGCTTGATATCCGCGGCAGTTTTTGGTTGGGTTATGTATGTGGGCAATGGCAAAG GTGAAGATGCACAGGATGCGGTCAGCTTTGTTAGTTTCACCAATAATAGCTTGACTACAAGCAATCCTGTGTCTTCTCCAACAAATGTGGGACAAAGTAGTAATAATGTTTCATTAGTTGACACAGATGGAAGAGATGCAAATAAAATCATGTCTCTGCCACCGCCTCCCCTGAGATTTTTTCTGGGCTACACACTCCCTCCAGGCCATCCGTGTAATAGTTTCACCTTACCTCCCCCTCCAGCAGACAGGAAAAGAACTGGACCTCGGT CTTGTCCTGTCTGTTATCTTCCTGTTGAAGAAGCCATTGCCTTAATGCCAAAAGACCCCTCACCATCACCAGTGCTTAAGGATTTGACGTATGTATATGAGGAAAATTTAAGTAGAGATGGGGAGTTTGGAGGATCGGATTTTGGTGGTTATCCCACTTTGAGACAGAGGAATGATTCATATGACATAAGGGAGTCTATGAGCGTGCATTGCGG GTTTGTTAGAGGAAGTAAACCTGGTAGACAGACTGGATACGATATGGATGAATCTGACCTTCTTGAGATGGAGCAGTGTCGTGGTGTGGTTGTTGCATCAGCAATATTTG GAAATTTTGATGAGATACAACAACCAAAAAACATTAGTGAATATGCCAAGAAGAACGTATGCTTCTATATGTTTATTGATGAAGAAACGGAGGCATTTTTGAAGAATGTCAGTGCTATTGATGAGAACAAGAGGAGTGGGTTGTGGAGAATTGTCGTTGTCCGTAATCTTCCTTATGCGGATCCAAGACGCACTGGCAAG ATCCCAAAGCTTCTTGTGCACAGGATGTTCCCAAATGCTCGCTATTCTGTTTGGATTGATGGAAAACTTGAACTTGTGGTGGATCCTTATCAAATACTTGAAAG GTTCTTGTGGAGGAAAAATGCCACTTTTGCTATTTCAAGACATTACAGACGCTTTGATGTCTTTACAGAAGCGGAAGCAAATAAAGCAGCAGGGAAGTATGACAATGCTTCTATAGATTTTCAGGTTGAGTTCTACAAAAAGGAAGGCTTGACCCCATATTCTGAGGCCAAGCTTCCTATTACAAGTG ATGTTCCTGAAGGATGTGTGATCATAAGGGAGCACATCCCCATCTCAAACCTTTTTACATGCCTTTGGTTCAACGAGGTGGAACGTTTTACCTCTAGGGACCAAATAAGCTTTTCAACCGTTCGAGACAAGATTGCGTCCAAGACGAATTGGACCATAAGTATGTTCTTGGATTGTGAAAGGAGAAATTTTGTGGTCCAG AAATACCACAGGGATGTGTTGGAGCATATGGCTCCTCCTGTTCCTGTCCAAATTTATCCTCCCCCGCCTCCACCTGTTTTGGTCCCAGGGAGTGTAATTAAACAAGCTCCTGAAGTTCCCAGTCAAGGGATAGTAGGAACACCAGTTAAGAAAGTCCCGGTGAGgcgaagagagaggaggagttCACGGCGGCATCGAAAAGTCGCTGCCGGAAATAGGGACCCCGATTCGAGATGA
- the LOC115739749 gene encoding probable hexosyltransferase MUCI70 isoform X1 gives MTGGSLGIRSGSYGSLQQQQLLLQNSALPIQTTPPPPSLPRKPSKMPKEKERLFHWIVKFAGRKKVGMLFLCLISAAVFGWVMYVGNGKALFSGEDAQDAVSFVSFTNNSLTTSNPVSSPTNVGQSSNNVSLVDTDGRDANKIMSLPPPPLRFFLGYTLPPGHPCNSFTLPPPPADRKRTGPRSCPVCYLPVEEAIALMPKDPSPSPVLKDLTYVYEENLSRDGEFGGSDFGGYPTLRQRNDSYDIRESMSVHCGFVRGSKPGRQTGYDMDESDLLEMEQCRGVVVASAIFGNFDEIQQPKNISEYAKKNVCFYMFIDEETEAFLKNVSAIDENKRSGLWRIVVVRNLPYADPRRTGKIPKLLVHRMFPNARYSVWIDGKLELVVDPYQILERFLWRKNATFAISRHYRRFDVFTEAEANKAAGKYDNASIDFQVEFYKKEGLTPYSEAKLPITSDVPEGCVIIREHIPISNLFTCLWFNEVERFTSRDQISFSTVRDKIASKTNWTISMFLDCERRNFVVQKYHRDVLEHMAPPVPVQIYPPPPPPVLVPGSVIKQAPEVPSQGIVGTPVKKVPVRRRERRSSRRHRKVAAGNRDPDSR, from the exons ATGACTGGAGGGTCATTGGGGATCCGCTCCGGTAGTTATGGCTCTCTGCAACAACAGCAGCTGCTCCTCCAGAACAGTGCGTTGCCAATCCAAACTACGCCGCCGCCTCCGTCGCTGCCACGGAAGCCGAGCAAGATgccaaaggagaaggagaggcTGTTTCACTGGATCGTCAAATTCGCCGGCAGGAAGAAAGTGGGCATGCTTTTCCTGTGCTTGATATCCGCGGCAGTTTTTGGTTGGGTTATGTATGTGGGCAATGGCAAAG CTTTGTTTTCAGGTGAAGATGCACAGGATGCGGTCAGCTTTGTTAGTTTCACCAATAATAGCTTGACTACAAGCAATCCTGTGTCTTCTCCAACAAATGTGGGACAAAGTAGTAATAATGTTTCATTAGTTGACACAGATGGAAGAGATGCAAATAAAATCATGTCTCTGCCACCGCCTCCCCTGAGATTTTTTCTGGGCTACACACTCCCTCCAGGCCATCCGTGTAATAGTTTCACCTTACCTCCCCCTCCAGCAGACAGGAAAAGAACTGGACCTCGGT CTTGTCCTGTCTGTTATCTTCCTGTTGAAGAAGCCATTGCCTTAATGCCAAAAGACCCCTCACCATCACCAGTGCTTAAGGATTTGACGTATGTATATGAGGAAAATTTAAGTAGAGATGGGGAGTTTGGAGGATCGGATTTTGGTGGTTATCCCACTTTGAGACAGAGGAATGATTCATATGACATAAGGGAGTCTATGAGCGTGCATTGCGG GTTTGTTAGAGGAAGTAAACCTGGTAGACAGACTGGATACGATATGGATGAATCTGACCTTCTTGAGATGGAGCAGTGTCGTGGTGTGGTTGTTGCATCAGCAATATTTG GAAATTTTGATGAGATACAACAACCAAAAAACATTAGTGAATATGCCAAGAAGAACGTATGCTTCTATATGTTTATTGATGAAGAAACGGAGGCATTTTTGAAGAATGTCAGTGCTATTGATGAGAACAAGAGGAGTGGGTTGTGGAGAATTGTCGTTGTCCGTAATCTTCCTTATGCGGATCCAAGACGCACTGGCAAG ATCCCAAAGCTTCTTGTGCACAGGATGTTCCCAAATGCTCGCTATTCTGTTTGGATTGATGGAAAACTTGAACTTGTGGTGGATCCTTATCAAATACTTGAAAG GTTCTTGTGGAGGAAAAATGCCACTTTTGCTATTTCAAGACATTACAGACGCTTTGATGTCTTTACAGAAGCGGAAGCAAATAAAGCAGCAGGGAAGTATGACAATGCTTCTATAGATTTTCAGGTTGAGTTCTACAAAAAGGAAGGCTTGACCCCATATTCTGAGGCCAAGCTTCCTATTACAAGTG ATGTTCCTGAAGGATGTGTGATCATAAGGGAGCACATCCCCATCTCAAACCTTTTTACATGCCTTTGGTTCAACGAGGTGGAACGTTTTACCTCTAGGGACCAAATAAGCTTTTCAACCGTTCGAGACAAGATTGCGTCCAAGACGAATTGGACCATAAGTATGTTCTTGGATTGTGAAAGGAGAAATTTTGTGGTCCAG AAATACCACAGGGATGTGTTGGAGCATATGGCTCCTCCTGTTCCTGTCCAAATTTATCCTCCCCCGCCTCCACCTGTTTTGGTCCCAGGGAGTGTAATTAAACAAGCTCCTGAAGTTCCCAGTCAAGGGATAGTAGGAACACCAGTTAAGAAAGTCCCGGTGAGgcgaagagagaggaggagttCACGGCGGCATCGAAAAGTCGCTGCCGGAAATAGGGACCCCGATTCGAGATGA
- the LOC115739810 gene encoding NADH-ubiquinone oxidoreductase 20.9 kDa subunit: MNTDITASAKPEYPVIDRNPPFTTVVGNFSTLDYFRFVTITGVSVTVGYLSGIKPGIKGPSMVTGGLIGLMGGFMYAYQNSAGRLMGFFPNEDEVARYKK; this comes from the exons ATGAACACGGACATCACGGCGTCGGCAAAGCCGGAGTACCCGGTGATAGATCGGAACCCTCCCTTCACGACGGTCGTCGGCAACTTCAGCACCCTCGACTATTTCCGCTTCGTCACCATCACCGGCGTCTCCGTCACCGTTGGCTACCTCTCTG GGATAAAGCCTGGGATCAAGGGGCCATCAATGGTGACTGGTGGACTAATTGGGCTAATGGGTGGGTTCATGTACGCATACCAGAACTCGGCGGGCCGGCTCATGGGATTCTTCCCCAATGAGGATGAGGTTGCTCGTTACAAGAAGTGA